The Halomonas sp. HAL1 genome segment GTGTCACTGACGCTTTGGCAACAGTGCCTGGACAACCTGCAGGATGAGCTGAATTCACAGCAGTTCAATACCTGGATACGCCCGCTGCAGGCAGAAGAAGGAGAGTCCAACGAGCTGCGCTTATTGGCGCCGAATCGCTTTGTGCGCGATTGGGTGAGCGATAAGTATGCCAAGCGGATTAGTGAACTAATGCGTGAGCTCGCGCCGGCCAAGCCGCCGAAAGTGAGTTTGACGGTAGGTAGCCGCCGCCCGGCCACGCAGGCACCTCAGCATCGCGACTTGGGCAACCCCGTATCGGCTTCTCCATCGCGTCCTTCGGCACCGGCTGTTCATACGCCTCCGCGCGGCGATATTGCGGACGAGCGTGAAATAGACAGGCTACGTGATGAAGCTCCCAGTCGGCGTAATAATGAGCGCCAAGTACAGGTAGAGGGCAGCCTGAAACATGGTAGCGGACTAAATCCTAATTTTACTTTCGATACGTTTGTTGAAGGTAAATCGAACCAGCTGGCTCGCGCTGCCTCCCGCCAGGTATCTGAAAACCCCGGCGGCGCTTATAACCCGCTGTTTTTATATGGCGGCGTGGGCCTCGGTAAAACCCACTTGATGCACGCCGTGGGTAATGCACTGGCAACGCGGCGCGAAAATGCCCGTGTGGTCTATCTGCACTCAGAGCGTTTTGTCGCCGATATGGTCAAGGCGTTACAGCTCAATGCGATTAACGATTTCAAGCGCTTTTATCGCAGTGTTGATGCATTACTTATTGATGATATTCAGTTTTTCGCTGGCAAAGAGCGTTCCCAGGAAGAGTTTTTTCATACCTTCAATGCGTTATTAGAAGGTGGTCAGCAAATGATCCTGACCTCTGACCGCTATCCTAAAGAGATCAGTGGGGTAGAGGAGCGCCTTAAATCACGCTTTGGTTGGGGGCTCACGGTCGCGATAGAGCCGCCAGAGCTTGAAACCCGCGTAGCCATCTTGATGAAAAAGGCCGACCAAGCTAAGGTCGATTTGCCTCACGATGCAGCTTTCTTTATTGCTCAGAAAATTCGTTCCAACGTGCGCGAATTAGAAGGTGCATTGAAAAAGGTCATCGCTGATTCGCACTTCATGGGTAAAACGATTACCCAAGACTTTATTCGCGAATCGCTGAAGGATTTGTTGGCCCTTCAAGACAAGCAGGTGGGCGTCGATAATATTCAGCGCACAGTCGCGGAGTATTACAAGATCAAGGTAGCGGACTTGCTCTCCAAGCGCCGTTCACGCTCGGTTGCCCGGCCTCGTCAGGTGGCGATGGCGCTTGCCAAGGAGTTAACCAATCATAGCTTGCCGGAGATTGGCGATGCCTTTGGTGGGCGTGACCACACAACGGTGTTACACGCTTGCCGAAAAGTGAAATCATTGCAGGAAGAGAGCGCGGATATTCGTGAGGATTACAAGAATCTGCTGCGCCTGTTGACCAGTTAACCACCCTATGGGACGGGCCTGTTACGCGCAGGTCTTTCAGGATATAGAACCGGAGTATTGATGAAATTTTCGATTTCCCGAGAGGCGCTGTTACGTCCGCTGACTCTGGTCGCAGGTGTTGTCGAGCGCCGCCAAACGCTACCTGTACTTTCGAATGTACTGATTCAGGTAGAGGGCGACCAGGTGTCGCTTACCGGTACTGACTTAGAGGTTGAGCTTGTTGGGCGCACGGTGGCCAGCCAGGTTGATCAGGCGGGTGCAGCAACGGTGCCTGCTCGCAAGCTGATGGATATTTGTAAATCACTGCCTGATCAATCCGATATTCAGCTAGCCGTTGAAGAGGGTCGTGCGGTCTTACGCAGTGGCCGTTCACGCTTTACCCTGTCGACGCTTCCGGTAGCCGAGTTCCCCAATATAGAAGATGCGGACGGCAGTCAGGAAATCAGCGTACCTCGCGGTACCTTAAAGCACCTGATTGAAGCCACCTCATTTGCGATGGCGCAGCAAGATGTACGTTATTACCTCAACGGTATGCTGCTGGAAATCCAAAGCAACCTGCTGCGTACGGTCGCGACTGACGGTCACCGCTTGGCGATGTGCTCACGCCCGATTGAAGTGTCTGTTAGTCAGTCACAAAAGCTGATTGTACCCCGCAAGGGTATCCTTGAGCTGTCGCGCTTGCTGGATGACAGTGATGAGCCTGTCAGCTTGACGCTGGGCTCCAGCCATGTACGTGCTCACACGGGCGATTTCACCTTCACCTCTAAGCTCATTGACGGCAAATTCCCTGACTATGAACGCGTAGTGCCGCGCAACGGCGATAAAGTGCTGATTGCCGAACGCGCTGCGCTGCGCCAAGTGCTTTCGCGTACCGCTATTCTCTCTAATGAGAAATACCGTGGTGTACGGCTATACTTTGAGGAAAACAACCTTAAAGTAATGGCCAACAACCCTGAACAGGAGGAAGCCGAGGAAAATATCGCTGTTGAGTATAACGGCGGCGCGATGGAGGTCGGTTTTAACGTTGGCTATCTAGTCGATGTACTGACGGTGCTGAACGAAGAACTCGTGCAGATTACCCTGGCCGACCCTAACAGTAGTGCACTGCTTGAAGTGCCCGGCGGTGGTGATGCACTTTATGTCGTTATGCCAATGCGCCTGTAAAGGGGGTTTGGATCATAGCATTGCACATGCAAGCTACATTAGCGGTGCTTCTGCTACCAGAAGCACCGCTTTCTCATTGGATGCAATACTCTTTATTTGCGGACTATTTTAAGTGGTGATAATAGGATGAGCCTGACACTGCTTAATTTCCACGGTTTGCGTAACCTCCAGCCAGTCGAAATGACGCCCTCATCACGTATTAACGTTATTAGTGGTGCCAATGGCAGTGGTAAAACCAGCCTTCTCGAAGGCGTGCATATTCTGGGTATGGGACGCTCGTTCCGTACACGCCAGTTGAAGCACACCATTCAAGCCGATAAGCCCCATATGACGCTGTACGGACGGTTAAGCGGTGAGCCTGAGGTTACCCTTGGTGTACGCCGTTTGCGTGCCCAGAGAGAGCTAGAGCTTCGTCTAAAGGGAGATAAAAACGCCCGCTTGGCGGAGCTTGTCGAAGCGATGCCGTTGCAGTTAATCAACCCTGACGCTTTTCGACTGCTTGAAGGTTCTCCTGCTGGTCGCCGAGAGTTTCTCGACTGGGGAGTGTTTCACGTGAAACATGACTTTTTGGGAATCTGGAAGCGTACCCGGCGTGCGTTGAAACATCGGAATGCACTGCTCAGGCGTGGTAGAATACACCCTCAGGAAATAGTGGTGTGGGAGCAGGAGCTCTCCATTTGGGGCGAACAGATGGATGCGTTGCGTCGTGCATGGTTTAGTGACTTTTTGCCTGTCTTTGAAGAGACGCTTAAGGTGCTACTGCCACTACCTGGGTTGTCGATTCATTACGCGAGGGGCTGGGATAAAGAGCGCTCTCTTTCGGCAGTGCTACACGATAGCCGACCCACTGATCAACAAATGGGCTTCACGCAGCAAGGCCCGCAGCGCGCAGATTTGCGTATCCGAGTAAACAAGCAGCCTGCTATCGAAGTGCTTTCCAGAGGCCAGCAAAAGTTAGTGGTGAGCGCCTTGAAACTCGCCCAAGGGCGGTTTCTGGAAAGAACAGCACAGCGGCACTGTATTTATCTCATCGACGATTTGCCAGCAGAACTTGATGAGCAAAATCGGCATCAGTTTTGTGGGTTACTTGAAGACATGCAGTGCCAAGCATTTATTACCAGCGTCGAACCTTCTGCGTTAAGTAGTACCTGGCGGCCTGATACTTTGGTGAAGATGTTTCACGTGAAACATACTGAACAAGGGCTGAGCCAGTTAGTGCTGGCTAGCTAGCGCGAAGAGTAGACGATACGGAATGAGACAGACTTCACGACGGAGTGGTCAATGAGCGAGCAGGCTTACGATTCATCAAGCATTAAGGTGCTCAAGGGGCTGGACGCAGTGCGTAAGCGTCCAGGAATGTATATTGGTGACACCGACGACGGTACCGGTCTGCACCACATGGTCTTCGAGTTGGTGGATAACTCCATCGATGAGGCCTTGGCTGGGCATTGCAGCGAAATTCGCGTTGTCATTCACCCGGATGAGTCAGTCACCGTTAGTGATAACGGCCGCGGCGTACCCACTGAACTTCACGAAGGCGAGGGGGTGTCCGCTGCTGAAGTTATCATGACGGTGCTGCACGCAGGCGGCAAATTCGACGATAACTCCTATAAAGTTTCTGGTGGGTTACACGGCGTTGGCGTTTCTGTTGTAAACGCACTGTCTGCCGAGCTGCGCTTGACCATTTGGCGCCAGGGCGAAGTGTTTGAACAGATGTACCATCACGGTGTGCCTCAAGCACCGTTGGGCGTTGTGGGCAAAACCGAAAAAAGCGGTACCCGCGTCCATTTTCGCCCTTCCCCTGAAACCTTTGGCAAT includes the following:
- the dnaA gene encoding chromosomal replication initiator protein DnaA yields the protein MSLTLWQQCLDNLQDELNSQQFNTWIRPLQAEEGESNELRLLAPNRFVRDWVSDKYAKRISELMRELAPAKPPKVSLTVGSRRPATQAPQHRDLGNPVSASPSRPSAPAVHTPPRGDIADEREIDRLRDEAPSRRNNERQVQVEGSLKHGSGLNPNFTFDTFVEGKSNQLARAASRQVSENPGGAYNPLFLYGGVGLGKTHLMHAVGNALATRRENARVVYLHSERFVADMVKALQLNAINDFKRFYRSVDALLIDDIQFFAGKERSQEEFFHTFNALLEGGQQMILTSDRYPKEISGVEERLKSRFGWGLTVAIEPPELETRVAILMKKADQAKVDLPHDAAFFIAQKIRSNVRELEGALKKVIADSHFMGKTITQDFIRESLKDLLALQDKQVGVDNIQRTVAEYYKIKVADLLSKRRSRSVARPRQVAMALAKELTNHSLPEIGDAFGGRDHTTVLHACRKVKSLQEESADIREDYKNLLRLLTS
- the dnaN gene encoding DNA polymerase III subunit beta, whose protein sequence is MKFSISREALLRPLTLVAGVVERRQTLPVLSNVLIQVEGDQVSLTGTDLEVELVGRTVASQVDQAGAATVPARKLMDICKSLPDQSDIQLAVEEGRAVLRSGRSRFTLSTLPVAEFPNIEDADGSQEISVPRGTLKHLIEATSFAMAQQDVRYYLNGMLLEIQSNLLRTVATDGHRLAMCSRPIEVSVSQSQKLIVPRKGILELSRLLDDSDEPVSLTLGSSHVRAHTGDFTFTSKLIDGKFPDYERVVPRNGDKVLIAERAALRQVLSRTAILSNEKYRGVRLYFEENNLKVMANNPEQEEAEENIAVEYNGGAMEVGFNVGYLVDVLTVLNEELVQITLADPNSSALLEVPGGGDALYVVMPMRL
- the recF gene encoding DNA replication/repair protein RecF, whose product is MSLTLLNFHGLRNLQPVEMTPSSRINVISGANGSGKTSLLEGVHILGMGRSFRTRQLKHTIQADKPHMTLYGRLSGEPEVTLGVRRLRAQRELELRLKGDKNARLAELVEAMPLQLINPDAFRLLEGSPAGRREFLDWGVFHVKHDFLGIWKRTRRALKHRNALLRRGRIHPQEIVVWEQELSIWGEQMDALRRAWFSDFLPVFEETLKVLLPLPGLSIHYARGWDKERSLSAVLHDSRPTDQQMGFTQQGPQRADLRIRVNKQPAIEVLSRGQQKLVVSALKLAQGRFLERTAQRHCIYLIDDLPAELDEQNRHQFCGLLEDMQCQAFITSVEPSALSSTWRPDTLVKMFHVKHTEQGLSQLVLAS